ATTTTGGCTATCTTTTTGTTCAATATGCTCTTGATATTTAACCTCAAAAATGGAGGGATTTTTTTGTTGGAGAACAAAATCAACCTCAAAATTCTTTAATCTAAAAAATTCTACCTTGCCAAGACCAGATAAAAAATTAAAAACATAATTTTCCACTGTTTCTCCTAATCCACTTCGGGAAAAGTTTACCGAGCCCAGGTAAACCTTCTTTGCGGTACGACTGCTCTTAGCCAGTTTTTTGGTATTGTTTAGACACAAATCTAGTAAGAAAGATTTTTTAAGATACCCCAAATACTTTGCGGTGGTTTTGACATCTATTCCTAAATCGTTTGCCAAATTGCTGTATTCCAATAATGCGCCGGGGTGATTTTTTACAAAGCTAAAAATTAGATGTAGAATATCGGGTCGGTTTACCTTGTAAATTTTAGGCAAATCTTGCTCCACAATTTTTTCTTCTATTGTTTGTAAGTATAATTTAGACTGATCAGGTTTATAATTTTCTTTTACCAGTTCAGGAAATTGACCGAACTCTAGATAGTCTTTAAAGTGACTGTTAACTAAATTTGGCTGTCTCCCAAATATTTTTGGTAAATCGTTGGCATCATCTAAAACACTCTTTATGTTGCAATATTCTTTAAAACTAAGAGGGGGAACTGTGATATCTATAATTCTCCCCGCCAAACTCTCGGTAGCCTTTTTATAAATAAAAAGAGAGGACGAGCCACTTAAAAAGAACTTAAAATTTGGATTTAGATCGTAAAACCATTTTAAGGTATCCTGCCAGTGGGGAATATATTGAACTTCATCAAGCAAAATATATACCCTTTTGCTTATCTCTTTGGGACTGCTCTTTAAGAAATCTTCAAAATACCAGTTTAACAAATTCCGCAAAGTTTCAGGTTCGTATTTTACTTGCGCTTTTTCAAAAGAGAAGAAAAGTACTTGTTCTGGGGCAATATTCTCTTCAAGATGATATTTTATTTGTTGTAAGATTGTGCTCTTTCCGGTTCGTCTAAGACCAGTGAGTGCCACAGCGACTCTTTTATCTAACCACGAAAGTGATTGGTGATATACTGGGCGCAAAAACCAGCCCTTTTCGGGTTTAAAGTAGTCTTTAGAGTTCCATTGCGGATTTTGGGGGTACACCAATGCCTGTAAATTATCCATTTGGAGGTATTGTAATACCTCTAAAAGTAATGTCAAGGGTTTTTCGATAAGATGCAATAAAAAACGCAATCATCTTTTCGTGATAAAATTCTCCAATGAAAACACAGCTTCCGGAGGAAATCACAACTCTTCTTAAAAAACATCACTATCAAGTAGAACAGGTTTTGCGCGTGCCAGATCGTGGGCTTATTAGGTCGTATGTGATTGTTATTGGGAGACAAACCGGAAAGAAAGAAAGCCTCGATCACTTTCGGGTGACACCCGATAAAAACAAGTATATTCTGAAATATTTTTGGCAGGGGAGCGGGGAATCCCGCAAAAGATTTTTGCGAGCGATTAAATTTTTGCTGGCTCGAGAGCGCTTTCCCAACAATATTAAATCGCATATCTTGCCAGTAATCCGTTATTCCTTTGGCGATGGCGGAGCAAAGGATACAAGACCTTGGATGGTAACAAGGCACTACGCGGGGAAACCGCTATCTAATTTTATGGTAGATTTGGGTGTGACAAAAGGTCAATTTACCATATCGGCGTTTGAGAATTTTGCTAACTTTATTACCTCGTTTCTTAATACTTCGTCAAAAGAACTCGATCTTGGGTTTTACGACATGCATCATGCGCAAGCAGAAATTGCATCTTACAAAAAAAATAATCGCGAAATATTAACGGAAATAGAATGGCAAAAATTAGAAGATTTTGTCTTTTGCAACAATAAAGTCTTTAATAATCTTTGTATTTCTCATCGCGATTTATATCCAGAAAACCTACTTTTTAGGGACAGCGATAAAGTATGTCAATTAGGCACCCATTTCAAGTTAATAGATTGGGAATATGTCTCGAAAGTCCCAGTTGGTTGGGATCCAGCTTTTTTTGGTCTGTTGTTTTGGAGAGAAAAAATCTGGACTGACAGGATATATGCGTTGTTTTATTCGCGCTATAAAGGTCGCGAATTAGATTTTAATCTCTCCTACAGATTTTGTACAGCGGTGCTGGCGCTACGCTTTTTGTATCAAATGACGGCTTTTGTTCCTAATTACAACAAATTACCCAATGCTGACCGCATCAAATTTGTTGAATTCTTAAAGGAGCGAATATTATCTGCCATCTCCGGCTCACTCCTCTGTCCTGATGAAGTAAAATTTATGATCTCGGGTAAAATAATAAGTCGCATTTTAAACCACTATAACATAGGGGAATTTAAAGGTTACGAGGTGTATCACTTAAGCAAAGGAAACACCGTTTTTAAGCTACGAACCACAATGGGATCGTTTGTCATAAGAATTTATAACAGTTCTCGGTCGCTGGTATTTGTCAAAAAAGAGTTACGATTATTCTTCAAGCTTAAATCACAGGGTATTCCGACATATGGTGTCGTAAATAATTTATGCAATAAGCCTCTTTCTGCAATAACATTATATGGCAAAAAGAGACGGGTTGTCGTGCTAACATATATTAGAGGGGGTAGTCCTACTCGTCATGAAGTACTACCCAATGTTTTACAAGAAGCAGGTGCCACGCTTAAAAAAATCCACGCTTTAAAAGTGTCACATGGTGACTTTAGCAAACGAAATGTATTATTTTATAAGGGTAAAGTATCTGGTGTCATCGATTTGGAGTATGGGCGAGAGAAAGTCAGTGCAAAAAATCTCCGCAAAGATTTAGCAAAAAGTGTGGCATTGTGGTGCATGAGCGTCACACTTTCTAAAATCAACATTAGCGAGCGAGTCGAGTTTTTCTTAAAAGGTTATTGGGAAAGTTCGTTTACGACAAACAAAGTCAAACGGTTTGTTCCTCAAATACTAAAAGCTCTCGATCATGAGGAAAAGCTTCATCACCAAATTTATGGAGAGTATGGGGGAGAGAGCTTTAAGATTATTCGTCAAGAGCTAATTGATATATGTCAGCGTACTTTTTAGCCGATTCCGCCCAGCTAAAATCCTGTTCCATGGCGTTTGTCACTAATTTACGCCATTCGTCTTTGTACGAATAGTAGTTCAGGGCTCTTTTTAAGGCATCCAAAAATTCGGAGTCGTTAAAATTTACAAAGCTAAATCCAGTTTTTCCCGACACTACGGAGTCGGCAAGTCCACCAACTTGTCGTACTAATGGAATTGTTCCATAACGCATTGCAATCATTTGTGTTAAGCCACAAGGCTCAAAGCGGGAAGGTACTAAAAATATGTCAGATCCGGCATAAATTTTATGGGCCAATTCCTCGTTATATTCTAGTAGAACCCTTGCCTCAAATAGACCTTCTTTAGCAAGTTCTGCCTCTTTTATTCTTAATTTGTTTTCCAGCGACGGGTCGCCAGTTCCTAAGACAACAAGCTGACAACCAAGCCCTAAAATCTCATCCATTAAAGAAATTATCATATCAATGCCCTTTTGGGTGGTAAGTCTAGAAACAACCGCAAGGATAGGCTTTTTTGGAGTACTGGGGAGATCTAGGGCTGTTTGAAGAGCAACCTTGCATTCCTGTTTTTTGTCCAACGATTTTAGATTAAAATTGGGCTTTATATAGGGGTCTTTTTCTGGGTTCCAAACACTACAATCTATTCCATTTAGAATGCCATAAAGGCGCCCTTCTCGAGCTTCTAGCACTTCGTGCAAACCTTCGCCAAAAATAGGAGTTAAGATTTCTCTGGCGTAAGTTGGTGAAACTGTGGTAATAAAGGTAGAGTTCAGTATTCCCTGCATGATAAAATCAAGGTTAGAGTCAAGCGCGTCCCACGAAAGAATTTTGCTTTTGTTTATATCAAGCCCCAACTTTTGCGCAACATCCACTGAACTAAAACCTTGGTTGGCTAAATTGTGAATGGTAAAAACGGTGGGAACAATATCAGCAACCAATTTTGGCACAAATCCGGTGTGCCAATCGTGACAATGGATGACATCGGGTTTAAAATCACAACCGGGTTCGTCTAAAAACACTTGGGCAAGAGCTTTGGAAAAAAAAGCAAAGCGATCAATTTCTCCTTGAGAAGTTACAAAGGCGGTAGCATCAAAATAAATCCCCCCATTGGACAAATAGGTATCGTTTTGAATTAAATAGAGAGGAATTTTGGTTTTGGGGATCACGGTTTTAAAAACATTAACCGGTTCTGCTTTCTCCCCGAACTTAACTTCTGTGTGGAGCAACCTGTTGGTAAATAAAGTGGCTTGGGAATCAATTAGCGGTTTATATGCGGGAATTACTACAGCGCAATTTATGTCAATTTGGTCAAGGGCAATGGGCAGGGAACCTACCACATCGCCGAGCCCACCAACCTTAACCACTGGCGCGCATTCCGAAGCGGCAAATAGTACATTCATTGTTCCAGTTTAAAGATAATTAGGCGATGTGTAAAGTGGTTCTTATTTTAACTCTACTTTAGCACCTGCGGCTTCGAGCTTCTTTTTAGCCTCTTCCGCAGCCTCTTTTTTAGCTTTTTCCAAAATTACTTTTGGCGCGCTTTCGACTAAGTTTTTAGCCTCAATTAATCCCAATGTCTGGTTTAATTCTCTCACAGCCTTAATCACATCAATTTTCTTTTCTCCTGTTGCGGTTAAGACCACATCAAACTCGGTTTTTTCCTCGGCTGGCGTAGCCACTTCTGTGGATACTGCTGGTTCAGCAACTGCGATGGGCGCGTTGGCTGTAATTCCAAATTTCTCTTCCATTGCTTTAACTAGGTCATTAAGTTCCAAAATAGTCATTTTTTCGACCATCTCGAGGACTTTTTCAGCGGTTGCTGTAAGCTTAGCTTCCTTTTTTTCTTCTGCCATGATTTCTCAACCCCCTTTCTTCTCTAATAATTAAACTTTTTTCTCCTTTAGCGAATTAATTGCATACAAGAATTTTCTTTGTACTCCAGCAAGCGACCCAGTAAACCCCACCAGCGGTGCGTTAAAACCACTCAATACTTGCCCCAATAACTGTTCTCGATTGGGTAATTTAGAGACCTGCTCAACTTCGGCAGTGTTTAACAGCCGGCCTTCCAAAAAAGCCTGTCTAATTTCTAGCGCTAGTCCCTCTTTTTGAGCTTTAAAAAGTTCTTTAATGGCGGTGAGGGCATCTTCAAAAGAATAGACTAGGGCTGTAGGTCCCGAAAGGGTTACGGTTGGAAGCTTTAAACCGTTGATAGCTTTTTCTATCAAGGTGTTTTTATAAACCGCGAATGTGCTATTTTTAGCAATTAAGGTGTTTTTTAGCTTGTTCAAGCTTTCGGTTGGAATGCCTTTAAAATCCGCAAAGACAACAGATTTGGCCTTTTGCAGATTATCTTTGATAATGTGTAGCTCTTTTTTCTTTTGATCTAGCGTTTTTGCCATAATGATGTAGCTTGTTAACTCGACTGATAAAAAAATCTCCCCAAAAATTACGAGGAGAATTTAAATAATCTAACAAAATTGCAGATACCTAAATTGTTTCCTCGGTACGACTTATATCACTTTGTGATGGCATACTGTCTTTGGACTAGCACAGACTAGCAAACAAACAGCGACTTGTCAAAGGCTTTTGATTTTTTGCAAAATGTTGTAATACCAGCCCCTAATTCTTCCACTTCGGGGGTGGAAGATTCCCACTGTCGAAGGCCGGTCGCGATCTCCACTTCGTGCAATAAGCCTCCGAGGGCTAAGAGCGCTTTGGTTTCTCACTTTTACGAGAAAACGGTTTGTTCCGCCTTTTCGCCAGCTGGCGAATCGCCTTCGGCGGATACGACAGTAGTGTTTCTCCGCTGTTGCAAGCGGGGCAAGTCATCCATGGGATGATAACGCATTGGTTTTCAACGCTCTTGGAATAAAAAGAAAAACTCATATAGCAAAAGGTCACAGCGTGTCGCGATCGTGAATCTTCGTGTCACATTTAGCCTCAAATAAAACGGTTTTAGAACCTATTACTAAAACTAATAGATAAAGCTCTTTTCACTGGTAGTTTGAGAACCAACAACGGTTGAAGAAATCTTTATTCTGTGTTCGCTGTTTGTCTTTGGAATATCCAATTTAAGTATAAACAGGTATTGCCCTCTCAATTGATCGTTAATCTTCTGATACATTGCGGTTAAATCCTGCGGGGTGGGAGCTTCAAAGTATTGCGCTCCAGTTCCTTCCGCAATTCTTTGCAAAATATCCGGCGTAAATTGATAACTTTTTAATCCTACAACAAATATTGGAATGTTGACCAAATTTGCTTTCTCCATAGCTTTGTCCAAGCTATAGCTTTTGGATGCGGTATCACGACCGTCCGTAAGAAGAATAACCGCCTTCCTGCCGCACCCAAGATTGTTCTCGGCTGAAAAATATACCACATCGTATAAAGCGGTATCGCTTCGCGGAACGATGTTGTTAATCAAACTCTTAACTGCCTCTTTGTCTTGCGTAAGTCTTTGTAAAAGCTCTATCTGTGTGTCAAATTGAATTAAAGCTACTTCATCTACCGGTTTTAATTTGTCAATATAATCTATCGCCGATTCCTTTGCCTTAACAATAGGATCGCCCTTCATGCTTCCTGAATGGTCCAAAACTAATGTGGTGCTCAAGGGTATGTTTTCATCTTTTACAAAAGCGAACCCAAAATTTTCAACTTTTTTTCCATCCACCGTAATTTCAAAATCGCCCTGTCTTACATCAGAAAAAGTTTCTCCGTCTTTATTCGTAATGGTGGAATAAATATTGATATTCGGAAATTCGCAAATGTCTATCTGATTAACCTGCAAAAGCATTCCCGTCAAATTTCTGGTTGACACAGCGGATTTTATTAACCCAACCTTACTGCCAAATAAAGGCGTCCCGCCAGCGGGTACTCCTCCTGTTGGAACACTGGGAACATTGGATTGTGTTCCGCTAGGGTTACTTGGGGTTTGGCTTTGGGTATTTGATGTATATGTTAATGCCGGAGTTGTTAAAACGTTCCGTTTATTGGAAGAAAAGTTATTCTTAATAACAAAAAACATTGCGCCAGTTAGAATAACAAAAAGTAGCATTCCAAAAGAACCAAACAGCAAGTATTTCGTAAGAAGACTTTTTTTATTTTGTGGGCTTTCCGAATAAGAAGATGGGTTAAGAGTATCTGGCAAGTTTGTATTGGCCGATATATCCATTGTATCTTAATTAATCACCACTCCCACAAATGGTTGCACTCCTGGTATGTTTATAGTTACGGTAGAACCAAGAGGAGGAGCGGTAAACTGCACATAAGAGGACAATCTTTGGTCTTTACGTAGCCGTCCCCCAAGAATATTCCCTGCGAGGTAATTCCCATTGGCGTCCTTTACTACATCAAATCTCATACTGGAGGATGCATCCACCAAATACGCTTCCGAAAAAGGAGTGTGCCCCTCTCTAAGAGGGTCTCTATAATATTTTGTATCTATAGAATACGGAGAGACAACATCTCCGACCAAATCATCACTAGTACCTACAAAATCAAACCGCACTGTTGTAATCCCCCCGCTCGTGCTTACGGATGTAAGAGTAGCCTGTATACCCGTCATGTTTGTTCCTACGGTTTGAAGCGGGGTTTGCGGTTGCGCGGTTGGCGTTGGCTGTGGAGCAACTTGTGTTGGCATCGTGGGCGTATTTGCGCTACTTGGGACGCTTGCAACCTGATTTGGATTATTTCCTTTTAACACTACAAAATAAAGCGCACCTGCGGCTATTACTGACAAAAGGATAAAAATGAAAACTGCCAAAACAATAATAATAACCTTATTATTAGGCGCTTTTGGCTCCGTATTTACAGGAGAAACTTGACCTATTTCCGACAAATTTTGGGCAGGAACACCTTCCATACTTATATATTTAACCTCAACAACCTAATCCTTGTCAAGCACAAAAAATATTTACACTGCGGATATAAAACCTCTATCCCTTGACATGATAAAGCTTTATCCTTTTCAGAATTACTTCCTTTATGCCCGTAAACTACTAATCCAGCAGAAGTGTCCGCTTTTGCTTGAACAATGTACCTTTTGAGAGCGTTTTGGGCGGCGTCAATCTTGCGGTTGGCGCCCGAAACCCCCGCCATAGAACCGGAAGAGTCCAAAATAAACATCACATTGGTTTTTGTTTTTGGCTGGGCATTGGCGTCGTACCCCTCGCAAGCGGCAAGCAAACACTCGTCTTGGTTGGGGTTATACCCGGTAGCCGCTTCCACAAAATCGGGAATGGAGTCGCCGTCGGTATCAACATCGTATTTGGAAAGTTGGGCTGAAGCTCTCGGAGTTGCCTGTGAATTGACAGAAGCCCCAGTGACTGAAGTTTTGGACGGCAAGTTGGTTTTTTGAGTATTTAAAAGCGAATTTGTTTTACCTGTCAAGCTGTTTTTGACAAAAGACAATCCTAAGACTGACAAGATAACAAGAACTAGTATTGCCCCAACAATAATTAAAGGCTTCTTAGGAAAAGACGGGAAGGAAATTTGGGTGGTACTTGAAACCTCTGGGTTTGCCA
The sequence above is drawn from the Patescibacteria group bacterium genome and encodes:
- a CDS encoding glycogen synthase; its protein translation is MNVLFAASECAPVVKVGGLGDVVGSLPIALDQIDINCAVVIPAYKPLIDSQATLFTNRLLHTEVKFGEKAEPVNVFKTVIPKTKIPLYLIQNDTYLSNGGIYFDATAFVTSQGEIDRFAFFSKALAQVFLDEPGCDFKPDVIHCHDWHTGFVPKLVADIVPTVFTIHNLANQGFSSVDVAQKLGLDINKSKILSWDALDSNLDFIMQGILNSTFITTVSPTYAREILTPIFGEGLHEVLEAREGRLYGILNGIDCSVWNPEKDPYIKPNFNLKSLDKKQECKVALQTALDLPSTPKKPILAVVSRLTTQKGIDMIISLMDEILGLGCQLVVLGTGDPSLENKLRIKEAELAKEGLFEARVLLEYNEELAHKIYAGSDIFLVPSRFEPCGLTQMIAMRYGTIPLVRQVGGLADSVVSGKTGFSFVNFNDSEFLDALKRALNYYSYKDEWRKLVTNAMEQDFSWAESAKKYADIYQLALDE
- a CDS encoding VWA domain-containing protein, producing MDISANTNLPDTLNPSSYSESPQNKKSLLTKYLLFGSFGMLLFVILTGAMFFVIKNNFSSNKRNVLTTPALTYTSNTQSQTPSNPSGTQSNVPSVPTGGVPAGGTPLFGSKVGLIKSAVSTRNLTGMLLQVNQIDICEFPNINIYSTITNKDGETFSDVRQGDFEITVDGKKVENFGFAFVKDENIPLSTTLVLDHSGSMKGDPIVKAKESAIDYIDKLKPVDEVALIQFDTQIELLQRLTQDKEAVKSLINNIVPRSDTALYDVVYFSAENNLGCGRKAVILLTDGRDTASKSYSLDKAMEKANLVNIPIFVVGLKSYQFTPDILQRIAEGTGAQYFEAPTPQDLTAMYQKINDQLRGQYLFILKLDIPKTNSEHRIKISSTVVGSQTTSEKSFIY
- a CDS encoding ATP-binding protein, producing the protein MDNLQALVYPQNPQWNSKDYFKPEKGWFLRPVYHQSLSWLDKRVAVALTGLRRTGKSTILQQIKYHLEENIAPEQVLFFSFEKAQVKYEPETLRNLLNWYFEDFLKSSPKEISKRVYILLDEVQYIPHWQDTLKWFYDLNPNFKFFLSGSSSLFIYKKATESLAGRIIDITVPPLSFKEYCNIKSVLDDANDLPKIFGRQPNLVNSHFKDYLEFGQFPELVKENYKPDQSKLYLQTIEEKIVEQDLPKIYKVNRPDILHLIFSFVKNHPGALLEYSNLANDLGIDVKTTAKYLGYLKKSFLLDLCLNNTKKLAKSSRTAKKVYLGSVNFSRSGLGETVENYVFNFLSGLGKVEFFRLKNFEVDFVLQQKNPSIFEVKYQEHIEQKDSQNLVKLAKSKKLDEAYLITKNNYGAFTQDGMKINLLPACLLETYFSG
- the rplL gene encoding 50S ribosomal protein L7/L12, with the translated sequence MAEEKKEAKLTATAEKVLEMVEKMTILELNDLVKAMEEKFGITANAPIAVAEPAVSTEVATPAEEKTEFDVVLTATGEKKIDVIKAVRELNQTLGLIEAKNLVESAPKVILEKAKKEAAEEAKKKLEAAGAKVELK
- a CDS encoding phosphotransferase, which translates into the protein MKTQLPEEITTLLKKHHYQVEQVLRVPDRGLIRSYVIVIGRQTGKKESLDHFRVTPDKNKYILKYFWQGSGESRKRFLRAIKFLLARERFPNNIKSHILPVIRYSFGDGGAKDTRPWMVTRHYAGKPLSNFMVDLGVTKGQFTISAFENFANFITSFLNTSSKELDLGFYDMHHAQAEIASYKKNNREILTEIEWQKLEDFVFCNNKVFNNLCISHRDLYPENLLFRDSDKVCQLGTHFKLIDWEYVSKVPVGWDPAFFGLLFWREKIWTDRIYALFYSRYKGRELDFNLSYRFCTAVLALRFLYQMTAFVPNYNKLPNADRIKFVEFLKERILSAISGSLLCPDEVKFMISGKIISRILNHYNIGEFKGYEVYHLSKGNTVFKLRTTMGSFVIRIYNSSRSLVFVKKELRLFFKLKSQGIPTYGVVNNLCNKPLSAITLYGKKRRVVVLTYIRGGSPTRHEVLPNVLQEAGATLKKIHALKVSHGDFSKRNVLFYKGKVSGVIDLEYGREKVSAKNLRKDLAKSVALWCMSVTLSKINISERVEFFLKGYWESSFTTNKVKRFVPQILKALDHEEKLHHQIYGEYGGESFKIIRQELIDICQRTF
- the rplJ gene encoding 50S ribosomal protein L10; translation: MAKTLDQKKKELHIIKDNLQKAKSVVFADFKGIPTESLNKLKNTLIAKNSTFAVYKNTLIEKAINGLKLPTVTLSGPTALVYSFEDALTAIKELFKAQKEGLALEIRQAFLEGRLLNTAEVEQVSKLPNREQLLGQVLSGFNAPLVGFTGSLAGVQRKFLYAINSLKEKKV